In Mytilus trossulus isolate FHL-02 chromosome 10, PNRI_Mtr1.1.1.hap1, whole genome shotgun sequence, the DNA window TTAACCCCGCCAAAACCGCCTGGTGCCATCGGAGGACCTGGGGGTGGTCCATTCGGCGGTCCCCCAGATGTTATTGGAATACATGTTGGAGTGCCACTGGATATGTCACAGGTCAAATAGTTGGATCCACAATTTGCATTATTAAAAGAACATGAGGGATTAGGCTCGTAAGTGTAAACCTCTGACGTAAACATATCGCTTAAACCAAAAGAATTGACTAAGTTGCCGAATCCAGTTGAAGTCATTGGTCCATGGGATTCAGGGCCATAATTCTGTGGATAATCTTGAGTAGGGTTGATACCATTCCGTCTTTGATTACCTCTGAATATTTCCCAAACATAATCAACGAATGCATGATGCATGTAGAAAATAGGGTCAAAAGCTGATGTTTCCATTGGTTCCATTTGACCTCCAATCCAGGTATGAACATCACCATGTATATTCTCAAGATTGAATTGGTTCGTAGCACCAGGTTCCAAAATTTCTGAAATTCTATTTCTTGTTAAAATTCTCCGAATTTCGTCTTTTGAGAATAGACTCCCACCAGGGTTGCCAGTATTTCTTATCAGTGGACCCGATGGTGTCTGCCAGTAGGCAAAAGGACCACTTGTCACCAAACCATTTCCATTCCCAAGAAAAGAGGGTGAAAACATGATCGATCGAGTCTCGTCTACCATAGCTTCATCCATTGTCGAATCGAAATAAGGAAGTGTTACACCTGGCACTTTCTGTCGAAGGGCATTTtcaaatctgaaaaataaacgCATTTTGTATTTAATCAGAATATTTGAACTGTTCAAACCGTTATTTAAAAGACATGTAATACAGATAACCACAGATATTTTCCACTGGAAGCTTCAATGTGTTTTACTGCATAAATTCAATCTGATTAAATACTTATCCCTTGTCCACGCTTTTCCTACCATGTAAGCCAGAATTCTCGAAGATAGGGTGTGGTCCGAAGGTTTTGACCTCCCAAATTTTggaataaataagaaataagaaagtGCAAAGCTTTCTGTCGAAATGAGGAAGGGGATACATTAGGATTCCATGAATGTGCGGGCTCCATCCGGGTCACAAATCGAGCATTTGACCCACacaattttggtattttgcaaTAGAAATTATCTGAAGACCAGCAGATTTACTTTAAGGAGTAGGGGTTCATTTTGCATAGTATTTACTTTTCAATGTTGGTTTTTGTGTGCTATTGttagtctgtttgtctttttcttttttagccatgacgatgtcactttattttcgatttatgagtttggacTGGtgtgttaaaacatattttataagtcAAATAATTATGACTTCTTGGAATGctattttcttttcctttttgcTTTGACTTAGGACTAAGACTATACttgtcaacaaaagaaacgacaCAAGGCAATGcattttcaacatataaagAATATACACTGTACCAaggtaaatattaatttttacagagtgttattttcttatcagaaacattaatttaagactaaaacgcgattttttttttaaatttcgggTATTtcaaaaaccattttttttaccgaaaaattaaaaaagatattaagaCTTAAACATtgtgaacttaaaattttgaatgCTTTTGCAGATATTTGAATACTTAATTCTCACATCCGAAATTGAATGCCGATTTCCGAAATCATTTTGCACCCCGTGTTCAATAACTCGGTATTTTCTAACTTCAAGTCCAAATTGCCCAGATTCTTTTAATCATATGCATTTGCTTGGTAATTGTTGGatagtttttcacttttttgattttctttatacatgtattttatgataaattgaGTGTTCAAACTTGTGAATCGTATCTTTTGTTGCCAgactagtacatgtatatataccatttcaatatttttttcaactataCTGCTATTTATATGAACCTCTAAATTTTGATACTTACATTGTTATGAAAATTCTATGCCATGCTAAAAAGGCACCGCCATGATGTATGTTGTCAACCATTCGGAAATGAATAAGACCTAGGGCATCGTATCTATTAGGTGGAACACTCTGAAATGACAAcgatacattatattttaagctCAATCAAAAGCAACTTCCGAAGCAAGGTTCTCGTATCTCCGGACTTTCCCGAAGTCCTGCCTTTATGAGCATCAGACCGTCTTTGCTTGGAAGTTGCATCGAAAGGATTGCATATTATAAAGATAAGAAAGCTCCCATTTTTCCGCAGACCATAAATGctgaaacaatatatttttgtaagaaatgattttttataacataatctataaatgttttaaaatagacaaaatatagCATTAAAATACTATATCTGTAAAATCTGACAAATTTCATCTCTCTTAATCATGCAACTtccaaatttatcaaaatcaagatGCCGTTATGCATgttatagtatatatttgtttaggggccagctgaaggacgccccgggtgtgggaatttctcgttgcactgaagacctgttggtgaccttctgctgttgtctgctctatggtcgggttgttgtctctttggcacattccccatatccattctcaatttcatgcATGTAACATAGTGTAGTGCTGATGACAGGGTTAATATGACATGCTCTTGGTGACTTGCGGTCAAATAGCAGTGACATCTACCTAGtgattgtaaacaaaattactaGATATtgcattggcggatccagggggtccggggttggaacccccttttttggacgatcaatgcatttgaatgggagttGGACCCCCCTTTACTCTTGGTTGGGAATCCCCTGTATTGGTGTTAAATTGTTACACAGatgatcattttaaaaatgtatttctcATCAAAAGTGCTTGATATTGGAAGTACTCGCTGTTTTACGAATTTGTCATTTGATCTTATGAACTTTCTGTGAACCGTAGAGTGGTATGagaaattatcgctagaaacacTAAGGATGCACGTgctgttttcaataaaatttacaacgtcgtcataggtaaagtagcgataaacagattatcattggtcatctcaactcgattgctttttaTCTCTTTCGCCATACCGACTTTAGCGAGAAATCAAACTCGTTGAGATGACcaacaataatctataattCCTCAAAATGCCGAaaacgaaaaataacaatatcagCCGTTAATTAATTGTTTGTGAATGGACCTTCGATTAATTATAAAGATATATGTCAGTCAAATGACTATTCAATATTTATGATTTGGGTTGAAATTAATTCTGACTAACCAGAAATATGGCATGCAACATCATATTAACtatttattatatcaaataaatgtcATACCGTATCGGCTTTCATCATTAGAATCGCCCTGTGGTATCTGGCACGCTCTTGGTCTGTGAGACGTCTGTACTCTTTTCGTACCCGTAGCTGTCTTCTAGGTGGCTGTCTAACTTGTTGGACTGGTGGTCTTACTACCTGTGGTTGTCGAAACTGTGTTCCAGCAGCGAATTGATTACCGGGAGCTTGGGCTGGctgaaaattttgaattgcAGGATTTTGACCctgttgtatattttgaattgcAGGATTTTGAACCGGTTGTAGATTTTGAACCGCTTGTAGATTTTGAATTGCTGGACTTTGGCCTGGCTGAAAATTTTGAACTGCGGGACCCTGTCCCGATTGTAGATTTTGAACTGGAATCTGTGGCCGTTGAAAGGGAACCTGTGGTCCTTGAGCTGGAACCTGTACGTTTTGAAACTGGTTCTGTGTGTTTTGTGGTACCTGTGCTTGTATTTGAGGGGTTTGAACATTGTTTTGTACAGGTAATTGTGGATTCTGCTGAACCGAGGCTGGTTGTACTATCGTCTGCTGACCTTGCACGTTACTCTGGGATTGCTGTGCAGTATTTTGTTGCTGAGCTTGGTTTGCTGTGTTACTAGAAAAACTGGGATATAATGGAGTACCAAATTGGCTTGGAAAAACGAACTGTAAATATGGCGGGATAGGAATATTAGTATCATTTGTAGCTTGACGTTTTGCTCGTTCGTGTATATCTATATCTACTTCCGACATGCGCAGAAGTTCATTAATCCAGTTAACAGTCTCTACTGATATATTTAAATGCTGACCTTCTATTTTAGCTGTTTGCTTATTTCGATTGCTACTTATACAGAAATTATTAAGTGATTCATAAGTTGTGTGTGTTGGATCATTTTTTGCCAATCTTTCTTTTAGACATGCTGAAAATTCATCGGGCGGCTTGATTTCTTCTACCAGAGCACAACAAAGACtgaataatgataaaatgtatCCAATGACCAGAATTCCTTTTatcatctgaaaaataatataaaatagattGAAATATGGTATATCATATAAAAGCTTCATGTCACTGAGACCATtgaaatacaaatcattatGAATAGAGTAACTCACGgtcttttattatataataattacattagatgtaagtttcattataatacgttattctgattggctaacatgttattccgtaaacaattgcatcagacaataacatttatcatgcatgatgacacgaggtcccacaaaaaagtgcacaggtgaattattctaaactggataaaaatcgtgttttcatgattttagcttaaaaaaatgtaattataagtattgaatacttctttttgaaactttatagggttgtaaaagcgttgaccgtgcgtacatttttagaatgaagcgcggaaacaaaatgtacttcggtcaacgcttttaccacccaataaatttacaaaaagaagcattcaattcttaaatgcaTGCTGCGTTCACACGCATTTCGATTCGAATTTGAAACGTCAAAATATGCACGTCAAATTCGCTTTACTGTCCGAAAGTGGTTAATTTTGTATAACATCAAGAAAGTAAAGTACATGtctaattaaaaaatgtattttagtcATGAATAATATTCTAGTCTAGAATATTGGAGGAGAATGGCCATTGATGAATATGCAGTTGGGTCTAGGTAGCCGACACTGTCTCTTTAAAGTCTTTGGTTATTGTTAGCAACGGTGCAGTCAGCCATTATTCGTTAGATGGAGATTATTATTTACCGGATATTtaactgtttttctttttttcaaatttaaacataCTAGAAATAAAAGATTGTGGGGAAAGTTAAGATTTTATTTGAAAGGCAGCAGATGTCAAATTTGTAGTCAAAAGCTCACACTTActagacttttttttatcagatcagcgatgaaataaataaaaaaaagtaagaaagcTGTTTTCGACGAATGCTATGTACAGTGAAACCTATTTTTAGAGGCCACTATAAAAGGGAgaacaaaaaaagttttctcTTAAGACATGTGGTCTTTTGATACAGTTTCAAGTATATGAAATGTACTACAAAGGGATCTAAAATGTATGGTCTTATAAAACAGCTTTTTGCTTAATTTAGTTGATCTTCAAGGCAGGTTTAACTGTACTTCGAATTGACATGGACACCAAGGAATAGTATACTTAAATATACAATCAATTCTTTGTGGAAAAATACGTGCAGTCAATTTAAGTCTGAAATACTTAATGCTGTGATATCAAAACAAGTAAATACCTTCCGTTTAAATGTAATAATAGTCAGATgcaaaaatatataccaaaaataCTTCTTAACATAGAATTCCGTAATACGGTAATTTTTGTTGCAACTCAGCTTTTAACGTGACAAGATCTTACATCTCCAAAATACGTTTGGTAGGATTTTTGATACCTTTGGCAACTTATCTGACACCTTATGTGAGACTTCCTGTTTAGGTGTAGACGTCTTGAATAACTTaatatcatttacaaattaatgttaCAACTGCgcttttaaatcatttacaacTTTCCATAGGCTATCttgtcaaaaatgaataaagtgATAGCTTCAGTCTTTGAGGCTGAATCCTATACTCTGACTTACTGGAATACTTAATCATACATAGAAAGttaatcaagataaatttatctatatatcaagaaaaatttaacaattcaaGACGAAAACAAAAAGTTACCAACAACTTGACTTAACAGCTCCTGCAATAGCTTGGTTCCAAGACAAACGTTTAAATTTAATATGAATTACAactgtaaaaatgaaaaaagactaGTCCGTCGTGCGATTTAAACAGTTTTGTAATTTCATGAAGATTTGCGTGTAATCCTGGAAAAACCCATAGGAAGTTAGTCAGCTAATTATAATATTGGAAGTAAAGAACACACTCACGAAAGTGTGATTTATATCGgcgttttacgtttccgcaaattggcattacttttccgcgaaaaaaagatgacgtttccggaaaaaaaagtttatgtttccgcaaataaatatgttacttttccggaaaaaaagtaactattccggaaaaaataaattattacttttccgcaaataattaaggaataccTATTGATCGAAAGCAaagctataataaaaaataaatatgcattaaattaaaggtcatcataacatgtaagtaaaaaacatcattaaaatgtatgaaaatgtaTGTTCAAACATCTTGATATGAGTTTATAAGTCAGTTCTGGCAGAATTTATATCACGTAAATGTATTTTACATGGCTCTAGATTTATGGAATTAATGTAATAAATCGCAGTAGAAATAAAATGGGATCTTGGGAATTGTTGCTATTATTTCAAATGGAATGGAGCTTCCATTTGATTTTTGTGGTGGAGGGGGTctagaatggatgacaaatgttGTCCTGCATTTATTCTTAGTTGTTATATATATCCTGTCTTTTTATTGTTCACTCTATTCGGTCctacaattttttcaaatttcattctcccccctaaaaatcaattgGTAGCTCCCTAACAAAAAGACTACGTACATGTTTTCGAATCGTCAAGGAAGGGGTATTTAATTGAACAACTAGAAAGACTAAACACAATTGCCTACTTCGACGTCCGATTAGGCCTttggtgaagagttgtctcatttgcaatcctACAGCATCTTATTTTATACATGCATGACAGAAAACGTTCTACCATAATATACCTAAGGCAACCGTTTAGTTTACCTTTATCTTTCACCTATAGTTCAACCGGTGTTTTGCTGAATATCATTATACATTATGTTTCCAATCGAGAAAAGTAAGATTTTCATATCCTTTTTTGTGCGTGTTTTCTTATCTCTTTATCCAAATTTCGAGGAAATGGAGTTTGAGGTCAAAGACCAAGGTCAAAGCAGATACTTAAATACAACTGAAATTTGGGTAAAATTTTGGTTCCAGgattgtattttgaaatataggCCACAATTTACCAAACTTACTACTTTGTCTTTTGCCCAACAGGATGAGTATGGCAGGCTCTATGATTTGGGTAAAATAGAAAAACGGTCAAGATCGCAGTAGCGATTGATAAATTAAATGTGGGCCAACATTGTGTTCCCGAATTTTTATAGTTAAACCATGTTCAACATTTTTGCTCTACCTAATTTAATGAGAATATTTCAGAGAGCAACAAAGTATGCAATATATATTCCTATTCATTGATGGGTCAATAGATAGAAGTCAAGGTCACAACATCTACCGTTGCTCCAGGAGATGAGAAAAGATTTCGAGATATTACGAATGAGATCACTATGTCAAGGTCGAAATTACAGGAGGCATACAAAAGATTGAAGTGAGTCAAAGGTTTTGATTCCAGATGATTTATTTTGAAGTGTGTATCCAACTCTCGCCAAATTCAGCTAAAAAAATCCTTGGTATGAAGATAAACGTTTGTGCCAGTAAGTCAAATGAAAAcgaaacaaaaatgattttaggAAATGATTTTTTCCCAGGACAATATCTTAAGTGGGTAATAGCTTTGGGTGAAAACCGCAATTATCCATAGATCACTATAcgtcaaaggtcaaggttacaataaaattaactcGACTGAGTTTTCatctatattaaaaatgttagaAACTATGGTGTTTTgtgatttattgtaaaaattcctaatttctattttttatttcattatttttgtgttacTTTTTCTCTCATTATTTCTCattaaaacaaactaaaaagtACATATAGCTATTTCTATTTCTTCACGGTAatgcatgttttaaaaactgCATACTAAAAATGCAGATATCTATCTTAAAGAGATGTCATCCATAGTCGACTTCCTTGATATAAgatatgtcattttgtctcaGGCGACTGAATGTCTCGATAAACTGTTGCAGTAGGTGCAAATTAATAAATTTCACACCGTTGATAAGAAGACATACATAAAACTACATTTTGGACTAAAAATAGATGCATCTCcttctataaattttcataacAAGTTGtgtgaaaaatttaatttggaaaTACAATAAAACCAATCGGATATTTCTCAGTATGTATCGTTCGAGGCAATTGTCTTGTTTtgcatatatttgtaaaaacactTAATATCGAGAAATTATTCATTTCGTAattcaataattgtatatttttgctCAAGGTTGAAGGCCGCACGTAGACTTGTAATTGCTAACTTCAATATCATTTgatctctggtggagagttgtctcattggtaatcatacaacatcttctcaTAAAATAGCAGTGAATACAGATGAAAAATTAGATCTGAACAGCTtggaaattaaaagaaaagatgGATTAACAGAAAGAAGgaagaaacaagaatgtgtcctcagtacacgaatgccccactcgcactatcattttctatgttcagtggaccgtgaaatttgggtaaaatctctaatttggcattaaaattagaaagatcatatcatagggattatgtgtaccaagtttgaagtcgattggacttcaacttcatcaaaaactaccttgaccaaaaactttaatctgaagcgggacagacggacggacggacgaacggacgcacagaccagaaaacataatgcccccccccccccttactattgtagatggggcataaaaagacaaaagacaaagacttcgaaatgaaaaatgcatttaacaattcaaacgaaagaACTAACGGTCTTTATAATGTACAAAgtaatgaacgaaaaaacaataaaaacagtGTTGGAACAGGCGCATACAGAATGAGGCGGGGGTAAAACTAGTCTAGTATAAGAAATTTCTTACTTGTCAAAATATAGCAAATATTGTGAtgtgttcaaaaatattatagaaatatGAGATGAAAGAGCTTGATTTCAAGATacagatgttaaaaaaaaatgaaacatttttatggATTACTCTGAGAAAAGCATACCCTTTTCATCGTACTGTGAATAGaagaaaaactaaattataatagaattttgaaataaattaagaaaaataaagctcttatatgtttttaaataaaaaaaaatgggaccAATGTACGGTTTTTTCCCTGCTATAAAATAAGATGGACACAAGATGGAAACCGTACTTTTTCTGTGTTATCTCTcgaattatataaaataatggtaAATAATTACATGATGGTGGTCTGGAAGACACCTATGTAACCTTTTTTGGTTGTCCTGCTCTTGTGCTATATAATAACAGTTAAAAAGTTAGATTTTCTGTATAATTTTGTCTTATCAGTACTTAACTAAGCTCATTGTTCAATTTGAACGTTCTTCTTCAGTTTAGACTAGAACGTTATTGAAATGCGCATGACTTACCTTAATTAAAGTTCGCTTTCttgagaataaaaatgaaaatcctaaacttcttaaatttttataattttaaaccaaattcatttacataaatattgttttgaatttattacaatttaaGTGGTTAACTGTGATTATATCATTGTTACCTAAAACTGtgttaatattaaaattgaaaatatttttactgatTGATAGTCTTCCGtgatatttatactttttttctacttttatattgtttacatttatttttgaaacgCACTTAAAcaccaaaatattttaccaaattaatgtGAGCTTATGAATGGTAAATTACAAGTACGGAAAGGAATATGCAGGGATGGATTCAGGATATGAGGTTAATGGTCGCAAGCTAAAGTATAAGCTAAGCGGAGCGAGTCGAAAAAATATTGAGgcaaaattatctaaatattaaGCTAAGGACAACCCATGCCGCTTTGCAAACTTTATGGGAGACCGGGGTGCATGCCCGCCACTCCCCTGCCGGAATCCACTTCCGATATTGTattggtacaataaaattgagaattggtttggggaatgtgtcaaagatacaaaaatccgaccaaag includes these proteins:
- the LOC134687219 gene encoding uncharacterized protein LOC134687219, whose product is MIKGILVIGYILSLFSLCCALVEEIKPPDEFSACLKERLAKNDPTHTTYESLNNFCISSNRNKQTAKIEGQHLNISVETVNWINELLRMSEVDIDIHERAKRQATNDTNIPIPPYLQFVFPSQFGTPLYPSFSSNTANQAQQQNTAQQSQSNVQGQQTIVQPASVQQNPQLPVQNNVQTPQIQAQVPQNTQNQFQNVQVPAQGPQVPFQRPQIPVQNLQSGQGPAVQNFQPGQSPAIQNLQAVQNLQPVQNPAIQNIQQGQNPAIQNFQPAQAPGNQFAAGTQFRQPQVVRPPVQQVRQPPRRQLRVRKEYRRLTDQERARYHRAILMMKADTSVPPNRYDALGLIHFRMVDNIHHGGAFLAWHRIFITIFENALRQKVPGVTLPYFDSTMDEAMVDETRSIMFSPSFLGNGNGLVTSGPFAYWQTPSGPLIRNTGNPGGSLFSKDEIRRILTRNRISEILEPGATNQFNLENIHGDVHTWIGGQMEPMETSAFDPIFYMHHAFVDYVWEIFRGNQRRNGINPTQDYPQNYGPESHGPMTSTGFGNLVNSFGLSDMFTSEVYTYEPNPSCSFNNANCGSNYLTCDISSGTPTCIPITSGGPPNGPPPGPPMAPGGFGGVNGPMLPGFMPNAFGGRKKRAVEKIAKMKAKRQLKVNQTSTLKSPFSSDNECYVPSDSSQNTFAIDEKSDTRKWVFIPIKIVSKRSPESKNFKAFPIYDGVPARDFDIYSPESYPEISSYFQDEVMLQSKRCIQSIGKGKSVGRIHIRSDGLNYRGTYDEYVIVDLRQAFMESMTYIALRNPDKEYSEVLISAYDSCGRKCKAFCRNEEGDTLGFHECAGSIRVTNRAPYGFGKNYGSAVDMSWNIKSKASIPEFKNDSVHVQFFCDHHEY